gaagatgaatcagccatggatcagcaaggatttccacccatctatgcctgatgcatcagagtagatcgaccatggtgccacaccaactatagccactatttgttctcctcatgctgccgccaactccaggctgtgtcattcagccactatgtggtctcctcatgctgccgccaactccaggctgtgtcattcagccactatgtggtctcctcatgctgccgccaactccaggctgtgtcattcagccactatggggtctcctcatgctgccgccaactccaggctgtgccattcagccactatattttctcctcatgctgccgccacctccatgctgtctcgctcagccactatatggtctcctcatgctaccgacaactccaggttgtgtcattcagccactatatggtctctacatgctgccgccaactccaggctgtgtcattcagccactatgtggtctcctcatgctgctgccaattccagggtgtgtcattcagctaccatgtgttctcctaatgctgccgccaactccaggctgtttcattcagccactacatggtctcctcatgctactgacaactccaggttgtgttattcagccactatgtggtctcctcatgttgctgcaaactccaggctgtgtcattcagccactatgtggtctcctcatgttttcgCCAgatccaggttgtgtcattcagccactgtatgatctcctcatgctgccgccacctccacactgtgtcattcagcacaatatggtctcctcatgctgccacaaactccaggctgtgtcattcagccactatgtggtctcctcatgtttccgccagctccaggctgtgtcattcagccactatattgtctcctcatgttaccgccagctccaggttgtgtcattcagccactgtatggtctcctcatgctgccgccacctccactctgtgtcattcagccactatatggtctcctcatgatgcttgtacattaaacatttttaaggtagcactagctaccataaatcttcaatttaaatttgaaaattaatcttttaatcttagggattgtgaggtcctatggtctcctcatgctgctgggacattacctaaacatttttatggtagcactcgctaccatgaatcttcaatttaaatttgaaaattcatgttttaatcttagggattgtgaggccctatggtctcctcatgctgccgccaactccaggctgtatcattcagctactatatggtctcctcatgctgccgggacattacctaaacatttttatggtagcactagctaccataaatcttcaatataAATTTGAAAATTTATCTTTTAGTTTTAGAGattctgaggccctatggtctcctcctgctgctgggacattacctaaacatttttatggtagcactagctaccataaatcttcaatttaaatttttaaattcatcttttaatcttagggattgtgagaccctatggtctcctcatgctgctgggacattaccaaaacttttttatggtagcactcgctaccataaatcttcaattcaaatttgaaaattcatcttttaatcttagggattgtgaggccccatggtctcctcatgctgccgccaactccaggctgtgtcattcagccactatatggtctcctcatgctgttgggacattacctaaacatttttatggtagcactagctacgatAAATCTTCAACTTAAATgtgtaaattcatcttttaatcttagggattgtgaggtccTACGGTttcttcatgctgctgcaaactaaaggctgtgtcattcagccactatatggtctcctcatgtgtctgccagctccaggttgtgtcattcagccactatatggtctcctcatgctgccgccacctccatgctgtgtcattcagccactatatggtctcctcatgctgcttgtacattaaacatttttaaggtagcactagctaccataaatcttcaatttaaatttgaaaattaatcttttaatcttagggattgtgaggccctatggtgtcctcatgctgctgggacattactcgaaactttttttatggtagcactcgctaccataaatcttcaatttaaatttgaaaattcatcttttaatcttagggattgtgaggccctatggtctcttcatgctgccgccaactccaggctgcgtcattcagccactatatggtctcctcatgctgctgggacattacctaaacatttttatggtagcactagctaccatcaatattcaatttaaatttgaaaattaatctttctattttagggattgtgaggccatatggtctgctcatgctgccaccaactccaggctgtgtcattcagcccctatatggtttcctcttgctgtcgccaattccaggctgtgtcattctgacattatggtctcctcatgctgctgccacctctaggctttgtctttgtgccgccatgtgactacttattggataacaatgaaccataactgattaaatgaaacatttgcactttcatagtcacGGGGGTACTGAGAGGCAAGGGCTGGAACAGGTAATATCTTACCTGGCGGAGGACACCCCAGCTCgaatttaagatacaagtacgagctttttcattgcagccacttctagctttatgcttccacttatccaatggcacagaagctgaatgtgttcctgtccaagtttctggtactgcagtccctcccttttcaagtagacacttagagtatgggggtgcgctgaaaggcaggggctggaacaggtggtagcttgcctcacggtggaccaccagctcgatgctcaccaattGGGTaatcaaaaatgtaaataaataaataaaaattaaataaaataaaaaattacataaaaaatctgccacatccagacattctgcagcagtgattctaacagcgatgcctgtaatctgcatgtcatagtgaataacagtattatttcactaacacagcacactccctatgcatgttaggacaaggcaaagtgttctgcacccctattgagcctctctgtgggccagaaatagccatttttaataacaatttgcaaataaattcagaccaaaccaaattttttcagaaaattagcagaatcggctgaatcgaatttttctaaaattcgctcatctttagttatGAGCCATGGAATTGCAAAGCATTAAACTCCAAATCCCGGCCTGGTTGGCACATCCAACTTTTTCTCCGCATTGACTTATGCAGAGAAAAGGTCAGATTTATTGACAGCCGAGGAGAGTAACTCGCTTGTAACTCTCGAAGGAATGAGACCTGGTGCAAtcacaacttttgacatatcaaCTTTTTAATATCTATTAAAATTAGATTCAAGTTTACAAGTAAACccaattgtattaaaggggtactccggtggtcaacgtgtttttccgttttttacttaccctatttgttttgtttcatttctattcttgttgtttagcccactctgtttccgttctttgttgtttttttatcccccactttgttttcctatctttgcttataTTTTCTGTTTATTGCTGTGCTGaaatctacaaatcccagcatgccacatgccttgctggtttggggcggctcctttttttttttttgtttgttctgccctttacccaccctactattttcccgggtcgccccccttatacacagcacactaatataatcagccctggttgggatacactgtcatacacacacaaaaaggactacaactcccagcatgtgtcattcaggagttttcagtctgtggtataacaccagcatgctgccactGTAGtcttctgggggttgtagttcaccacacctctatagggcatacaccagtgttttccaactagggtgcctccaggtgttgcaaaactactactaccagcatgcccggacagccaaaagctgttcaggcatgctgggagttgtagttttgatatagctgaagacaccctggttgggaaacaatgcactttgcttgtaatatactgaataagctaggccagtgtttcccaatcagtgtgcctccagctgttgctaaactacaactcctagtatgcccaaaTGTATCAAATACTTCACAATTGTTTCTCTAGAAATGATGTTTTTATGAATTCTGATAAACACACAGTATAGCATGAACATCTATATATGCCCCCATATGAACCTATGAACAAACCGCTGTAATTGTGAGAAAATTACAGCATAGGGAATATGTTTCCATAgggaataaaatatataaatacactaAAAAAGCTGTTTGTACAGGgagaaaaaacataataaaaggcAACCCTATGTTTCatgttattttctttctttcttcataTGTGGTGACATACTCAGAGCTCTCTATCTATATcttcatttttttgcaccttttctgtaCTGAAAGTATAACTTGGAGAGACTTTGGAAGTTTCAAGGAGGCTGAGAACCACTCAGAGAGCTTCGAGGTACCTCACTTTCTTCAGAACATCAGATGAACAACTCTATATGATACTATTATAAATATGACTATGTATTCATGACCAACGTGATTTAGTTGATAAAATATTATCTGCCATGTTTGATAAGTAATGAAATGTCCCATTttgaaataaatttaaaaaaaaagacatgaggCACTTGAACCTTTCCTCGGTGACAGAGTTTGTCCTCATTGGTCTTCCCCACCCTGAAGTGATGAAAATCCCACTTTTCATGTTATTTTCCTTCATTTACTTGTGTACACTTTTGGGGAATGTTCTCCTAATTTTAGTTGTAAAAGGAGATCCTCACCTTCACAAACCCATGTACCTCTTTCTTCTTAACCTTTCTTTCTTAGACATTTGGTTGTCTACAGTTACATTGCCtaaaatgttgacaaactttGTACAAAATGAAACAACTATTTCCTTCCAAGGATGTATCAGCCAGTTGTATTTCTTTCACTTTTTTGGAAGTACAGAGTGCTTCCTTTACACCATCATGGCCTATGATCGTTTTTTGGCAATTTGTCGTCCGTTACATTACCCTTACCTCATGAACTCGAAGCTCTGCAGGCGGTTTGCTGCTGGTATTTGGTTCACTGGATCTCTTCACTCAATGATACATACAACATTAACCTTCCGTCTCCCCTTTTGTGGTCCAAATAGGATTGACTACTTTTTTTGTGATGTAATCCCATTGTTAAAACTTGCATGTGCAGACACTACTCTAAACAAAGCAATAATAATCACTAACATTGGGGCTGTTGCTTTACTTTGTTTTATCATGATTTTGATATCCTATGCCCATATAATAAGCACAATTCTGAAGATCAAAAGTTCTGAAGGTAGACGGAAAACCTTCTCCACATGCGCGTCACACATGATATCAGTATTTTTCTACTATGGTCcgcctgtatttatttatttgagtcCTAACTCGATGGACTATGTAATAGAAGAATCAATTGCTGTGTTTTATACTCTAGTAACTCCAATGTTAAATCCCATTATTTACTCTTTTAGAAACAATGACGTGAAGGCATCTTTAAAAAGAATCAAATGGAAGAAGCCAGAAAGATAAAAATCGGTGATTTTCCGAACtttggtgacggaaaatattgatTATATGAAGGCGTGAAGTGAGTATAATTGCATTAATCTCTCTTTAATGCTCAAATAGATAGACATTAAATATATTTCAGTGAATACATATAGAGAAAAAAACTGGAATCTGCGTGGTAACAAGTGGCTGATGCATCCAATCATGAACAAGCATAGTCTATATAAACTGCCATCTTGACTGACTCCTCTTCTTTCAAAGTGCAAATCAGGAACCAGGAACATAAAATACTATCCATCCGAACTAGTAGAAATTCATCGGGAACGTAGTAGAAAGAAGTTAAACAGATAAACTCAGAAACAAGGTAGTAAAACATCTTGGTTGATGTCAGCATCCAGAAGGTCTGATTCTAGAACTCTAAAATAGAAATTTACAGAAAATAGTATAGGGATGGGTTAAACGGAGACATGATGCTCGCCTCCCGTCTTCATAAAATCAATATTTTCTGTCACCAATTTTATATCAGATGGGAGGCATTGCAAATTTAAAGCTAACacaatctatatataaaaaactcaatgggggatatttatcaaagctgtctatgtcccgcatcaatgtagaccaaactacagagggtttggctggtctattgtgcacctaatttatcaaaaggcgcacagctcttgataaattctgcgcactgacttcaggatctatgctttagattgtatttaaacctgctccaacatggtctgacatttcggcgtactttcagccgatgcgacttgtcgcagaaaagtcgcttttgataaattcaattttccaatgcatttcagtctaaaatagactagaatgcatcatgttctaaaaatcctctagagcaaaagtcgcaaaaaagtcgcacatatttagactgggactttctgtgcaacaaatttagaaaggaaaaaacagtctaaatcctttgataaaatcccccaatgtgtgtgtgtgtgtgtgtgtgtgtatgtatgtgtgtatgtgtatgttccagcatcatgtgcaagaggctaaagatattaacatgaaacttggcacacatgttactaatatgttaacaacaaacataggatgtgtaatttaacccttactcccatttgccaggggcggggtttttgtttaaagtcccatacaagtctatgggaaatatatgttactgcataacttccaaacggctggagatatttcgatatt
Above is a genomic segment from Hyla sarda isolate aHylSar1 chromosome 1, aHylSar1.hap1, whole genome shotgun sequence containing:
- the LOC130367483 gene encoding olfactory receptor 10G2-like; translation: MRHLNLSSVTEFVLIGLPHPEVMKIPLFMLFSFIYLCTLLGNVLLILVVKGDPHLHKPMYLFLLNLSFLDIWLSTVTLPKMLTNFVQNETTISFQGCISQLYFFHFFGSTECFLYTIMAYDRFLAICRPLHYPYLMNSKLCRRFAAGIWFTGSLHSMIHTTLTFRLPFCGPNRIDYFFCDVIPLLKLACADTTLNKAIIITNIGAVALLCFIMILISYAHIISTILKIKSSEGRRKTFSTCASHMISVFFYYGPPVFIYLSPNSMDYVIEESIAVFYTLVTPMLNPIIYSFRNNDVKASLKRIKWKKPER